Proteins from a genomic interval of Sphingomonas sp. Y38-1Y:
- a CDS encoding Fur family transcriptional regulator yields the protein MPRKIDLEALCHEKGLRITEQRRVIARVLSEAEDHPDVERVYARASAIDPGISIATVYRTVRLFEEAGILDRHDFGDGRARYEPAPEAHHDHLIDVETGKVIEFVDPELELLQKQIAERLGFRLVDHRMELYGVALDRKS from the coding sequence ATGCCCCGTAAGATCGACCTCGAAGCCCTTTGCCATGAAAAGGGCCTGCGCATCACCGAACAGCGGCGTGTCATCGCCCGCGTCCTTTCCGAGGCAGAGGACCATCCCGATGTCGAGCGCGTCTATGCGCGCGCGTCCGCCATCGATCCGGGCATCTCGATCGCCACCGTCTATCGGACCGTGCGCCTGTTCGAAGAAGCCGGCATTCTCGACCGCCACGACTTCGGCGACGGTCGCGCCCGCTACGAGCCCGCGCCCGAGGCTCACCACGATCACCTGATCGATGTCGAGACCGGCAAGGTGATCGAGTTCGTCGATCCCGAACTCGAGCTTCTGCAAAAGCAGATCGCCGAACGGCTTGGCTTCCGTCTCGTCGACCATCGCATGGAGCTTTATGGAGTCGCACTCGACCGCAAGTCGTGA
- the tsaB gene encoding tRNA (adenosine(37)-N6)-threonylcarbamoyltransferase complex dimerization subunit type 1 TsaB: MTTLVIETATAACSVALIGDDGAVLAACHEIVGRGHAERLLPMIAELPGGGRADAILVDCGPGSFTGIRVGIAAARGLGLGWGVPTSGFSALPLVAARAFADRPDRSALAVVMEGGHGEVFVQAFDRSSGPRAPFASLTPAAALALLPADLAIVGDGIRHLTAENRDLEARHPAAADAWLLAPADRALAATPIYGRAPDAKLPGTP; encoded by the coding sequence TTGACCACGCTCGTCATCGAAACCGCCACCGCCGCCTGCTCGGTCGCGCTGATCGGCGACGACGGCGCGGTGCTGGCGGCGTGTCACGAGATCGTCGGGCGCGGCCATGCCGAGCGGTTGCTGCCGATGATCGCCGAGTTGCCCGGCGGCGGCCGCGCCGACGCGATCCTGGTCGATTGCGGACCGGGCAGCTTTACCGGCATCCGCGTCGGCATCGCCGCCGCGCGCGGCCTTGGCCTGGGCTGGGGCGTGCCGACGTCGGGGTTCAGTGCGCTGCCGCTCGTCGCTGCCCGCGCCTTTGCCGACCGACCCGACCGGTCCGCGCTTGCGGTCGTGATGGAAGGGGGGCACGGTGAAGTCTTCGTGCAGGCATTCGATCGCTCGTCCGGCCCGCGTGCCCCTTTCGCGTCGCTGACGCCCGCCGCGGCGCTCGCGCTACTCCCTGCCGACCTCGCGATCGTCGGCGACGGCATCCGCCACCTGACCGCCGAAAATCGTGACCTTGAGGCACGCCACCCCGCCGCCGCCGATGCATGGCTGCTCGCGCCCGCCGATCGCGCGCTCGCCGCGACGCCGATCTATGGCCGCGCGCCCGACGCCAAGCTGCCGGGAACGCCTTGA
- the ybeY gene encoding rRNA maturation RNase YbeY — MIDMAVQAEADWPADVDWEALANRAARAAIERTPQAFWLDAPVTIEVAVRLTDDAEVHTLNRQYRGKDKPTNVLSFPMVQPDLLDTVTQNSDDGEVLLGDIVLAHGVCAREAAERGIGVAEHATHLIVHGCLHLLGYDHQGDAEAEAMESIERAAMAQLGLHDPYLIDED; from the coding sequence ATGATCGACATGGCCGTCCAGGCCGAAGCCGACTGGCCCGCTGACGTCGATTGGGAGGCGCTCGCCAACCGCGCCGCGCGCGCCGCGATCGAGCGGACGCCGCAGGCCTTCTGGCTCGATGCCCCGGTGACGATCGAGGTTGCCGTCCGGCTGACCGACGACGCCGAGGTTCACACGCTCAATCGCCAGTATCGCGGCAAGGACAAGCCGACCAACGTCCTGTCCTTTCCGATGGTCCAGCCCGACCTGCTCGACACCGTGACGCAGAACAGCGACGATGGCGAGGTGCTGCTCGGTGACATCGTCCTCGCCCACGGCGTCTGCGCGCGAGAGGCGGCGGAGCGCGGCATCGGCGTCGCGGAACATGCCACGCACCTGATTGTTCACGGCTGCCTGCATTTGCTAGGCTATGACCATCAGGGGGATGCCGAAGCCGAGGCGATGGAATCGATCGAGCGCGCCGCGATGGCGCAACTCGGCCTGCACGACCCCTATCTGATCGACGAGGACTGA
- a CDS encoding hemolysin family protein, with product MPEGQSTSAAPGDSSNAGDGGIWRGLRAFFLGDDGHETLRTRIEDVIAEHEEEAEQPIAGDLAPVERQMIRNLLHFGERDAGDVGVPRADITAVEARTAFADLVQCFATEGHSRLLVYRENLDDVIGMVHIKDVFAILASGETPPATLEGLIRQPLYVPQSMGAIDLLLQMQTSRTHLAVVLDEYSGTEGLITIEDLVEEIVGAIEDEHDDAPHELIVPIDGGAWEADARAELEQVARLVDPRLAEVEEDIETLGGLAFVLAGHVPQAGACLTHPSGWQLEILEADSRRVAKLRLHPPREAVPEE from the coding sequence ATGCCCGAGGGCCAAAGTACGAGCGCCGCGCCCGGCGACAGTAGCAACGCCGGCGACGGCGGCATCTGGCGCGGTCTCCGCGCCTTTTTCCTGGGTGACGACGGTCACGAGACGCTGAGGACGCGGATCGAGGACGTCATCGCCGAGCATGAGGAAGAGGCGGAACAGCCGATCGCGGGCGACCTTGCCCCCGTCGAGCGACAGATGATCCGCAACCTCCTTCACTTCGGCGAGCGCGACGCGGGCGACGTCGGCGTGCCGCGCGCGGACATCACCGCGGTCGAGGCACGCACCGCCTTCGCCGACCTCGTCCAGTGCTTCGCCACCGAAGGGCACAGCCGCCTCCTGGTCTATCGCGAAAATCTCGACGACGTGATCGGCATGGTCCACATCAAGGACGTGTTCGCCATCCTCGCCTCTGGCGAGACACCGCCCGCGACGCTGGAGGGGCTGATCCGTCAGCCGCTCTACGTCCCCCAATCGATGGGTGCGATCGATCTCCTGCTCCAGATGCAGACCAGCCGCACGCACCTGGCGGTCGTGCTGGACGAATATTCGGGGACCGAGGGCCTCATCACGATCGAGGACCTCGTCGAGGAAATCGTCGGCGCGATTGAGGACGAGCATGACGATGCGCCCCACGAGTTGATCGTTCCGATCGACGGCGGCGCATGGGAAGCGGATGCGCGCGCGGAGCTGGAGCAGGTCGCGCGCCTCGTCGATCCGCGACTGGCGGAGGTTGAGGAGGACATCGAGACGCTCGGCGGCCTTGCCTTCGTGCTGGCGGGCCATGTGCCGCAGGCCGGCGCGTGCCTGACGCATCCGAGCGGATGGCAGCTCGAGATACTCGAAGCGGACTCGCGCCGCGTCGCGAAGCTCCGCCTCCATCCGCCGCGGGAGGCGGTGCCGGAGGAGTAA
- a CDS encoding sorbosone dehydrogenase family protein produces the protein MRKHILIVLGLFIALGAGVFWWLTRPDEARLPIEQVMGKTPRITAPRKQFLPTVGIAEPVGWAEGAKPVPGAGLAVDAFATGLDHPRWMYLLPNGDVLVAETAGPKREGGGIVKTVQGWLMGRAGATVPSANRITLLRDADGDGRAETRTVLVGGLNSPFGMALVGEWLYVANTDSLVRFPFRPGQTRIDAKPEKIVDLPPGSHWTRNIIPNPNGSSLFVAVGSDSNIADNGIEREKNRANILEVFPEQKRFRIYAAGLRNPVGMAINPVDKTLWTVVNERDMIGSDVPPDYLTRVEFGGFYGWPWNYWGGYTDERVQPQRLDLREYTRRPDYALGPHTASLGLAFSDGVRLGGRYASGAFIGQHGSWNREPPAGYKVLFVPFAGNGFPTGALPIEVLGGFLDGEGRAQGRPVGVIGDRTGALLVADDVGNVIWRVRPAS, from the coding sequence ATGCGCAAACACATCCTGATCGTGCTCGGCCTCTTCATCGCCCTGGGCGCCGGCGTCTTCTGGTGGCTGACCCGTCCGGACGAGGCACGACTGCCGATCGAGCAGGTGATGGGCAAGACCCCGCGCATCACCGCGCCGCGCAAGCAGTTCCTCCCGACCGTCGGCATCGCCGAGCCGGTGGGCTGGGCGGAGGGCGCGAAGCCGGTACCCGGCGCGGGTCTTGCCGTGGATGCGTTCGCGACGGGCCTCGACCATCCGCGCTGGATGTACCTGCTCCCCAATGGTGACGTGCTGGTGGCCGAGACCGCCGGCCCGAAGCGTGAGGGCGGCGGTATCGTCAAGACGGTGCAGGGCTGGCTGATGGGCCGTGCCGGCGCCACGGTTCCCTCCGCCAACCGCATCACGCTGCTGCGCGATGCCGATGGCGACGGGCGCGCGGAAACGCGGACGGTGCTGGTCGGCGGGCTCAACTCGCCGTTCGGCATGGCGCTGGTCGGCGAGTGGCTCTACGTCGCCAACACCGATTCGCTGGTGCGCTTTCCCTTCCGCCCCGGCCAGACGCGGATCGACGCCAAGCCCGAGAAGATCGTCGACCTGCCGCCCGGCAGTCACTGGACGCGCAACATCATTCCCAATCCGAACGGGTCGAGCCTGTTCGTGGCGGTCGGATCGGACTCGAACATCGCCGACAACGGGATCGAGCGCGAGAAGAACCGCGCCAACATCCTCGAGGTCTTCCCCGAGCAGAAGCGCTTCCGCATCTATGCAGCGGGCCTGCGCAATCCCGTCGGCATGGCGATCAACCCCGTCGACAAGACGCTGTGGACCGTCGTCAACGAGCGCGACATGATCGGCTCCGACGTGCCGCCCGATTACCTGACGCGCGTCGAGTTCGGCGGCTTCTATGGCTGGCCGTGGAATTACTGGGGCGGCTACACCGACGAGCGCGTGCAGCCGCAGCGGCTGGACCTGCGCGAATATACTCGCCGCCCCGACTATGCGCTGGGGCCGCACACCGCCTCGCTCGGCCTTGCGTTCAGCGACGGCGTGCGGCTCGGCGGGCGCTATGCCTCGGGCGCGTTCATCGGCCAGCACGGGTCGTGGAACCGCGAGCCGCCCGCCGGCTACAAGGTGCTGTTCGTGCCGTTCGCCGGCAACGGGTTCCCCACCGGCGCGCTCCCCATCGAGGTGCTCGGCGGCTTCCTCGACGGCGAAGGCCGCGCACAGGGCCGGCCGGTCGGCGTGATCGGCGACCGCACGGGCGCGCTGCTGGTGGCGGACGATGTCGGCAACGTGATCTGGCGCGTGCGCCCGGCGAGCTAA
- a CDS encoding PhoH family protein, translated as MSRKPVPARAGEKSRIELSFDRPEMLPQLFGEYDTNLVALENRLGVYITARGDKVGIEGTAEAVALARDVLHGLHSRLIQGQEIDPGLVDATIAMASEPTLDGIIRRDPAAPPPIMIRTRKKTIVPRSAAQAHYMQELVGNDIIFALGPAGTGKTYIAVAQAVAQLITGSVQRLILSRPAVEAGEKLGFLPGDMKEKVDPYLRPLYDALYDCLPAEQVERRIASGEIEIAPIAFMRGRTLADAFVILDEAQNTTPMQMKMFLTRFGQNSRMVVCGDPNQVDLPGGVVASGLNDAVARLGDIQGLSIVRFTAADVVRHPIVGRIVQAYEGGD; from the coding sequence ATGAGCCGCAAGCCCGTCCCCGCCCGCGCGGGGGAGAAGTCGCGTATCGAACTGAGCTTCGACCGGCCCGAAATGCTGCCCCAGCTCTTCGGCGAATATGACACCAACCTGGTCGCGCTCGAAAACCGCCTCGGCGTCTATATCACCGCGCGCGGCGACAAGGTGGGGATCGAGGGGACGGCGGAGGCGGTGGCGCTCGCGCGCGACGTGCTCCACGGCCTCCATTCGCGGCTGATCCAGGGGCAGGAGATCGATCCGGGCCTCGTCGATGCGACGATCGCGATGGCATCCGAGCCGACCCTCGACGGCATCATCCGCCGCGATCCCGCCGCGCCGCCACCGATCATGATCCGGACGCGCAAGAAGACGATCGTCCCGCGGTCTGCCGCGCAGGCGCATTACATGCAGGAGCTGGTCGGCAACGACATCATCTTCGCGCTCGGGCCGGCGGGCACGGGCAAGACCTATATCGCCGTCGCCCAGGCGGTCGCCCAGCTCATCACCGGCAGCGTTCAGCGCCTGATCCTCTCGCGCCCCGCGGTCGAGGCGGGCGAGAAGCTCGGCTTCCTGCCCGGCGACATGAAGGAGAAGGTCGACCCCTATCTCCGCCCCCTCTACGACGCGCTCTACGACTGCCTCCCCGCCGAACAGGTCGAGCGTCGCATCGCAAGCGGCGAGATCGAGATCGCGCCGATCGCCTTCATGCGCGGCCGCACGCTCGCCGATGCCTTCGTCATCCTCGACGAGGCGCAGAATACGACGCCGATGCAGATGAAGATGTTCCTCACCCGCTTCGGCCAGAACAGCCGGATGGTGGTGTGCGGCGACCCCAACCAGGTCGATCTGCCCGGCGGCGTCGTCGCCTCCGGCCTCAACGACGCGGTCGCCCGGCTTGGCGACATCCAGGGCCTGTCCATCGTCCGCTTCACCGCCGCCGACGTCGTTCGCCACCCAATCGTCGGGCGCATCGTCCAGGCCTACGAAGGCGGCGATTGA
- a CDS encoding GNAT family N-acetyltransferase, which produces MSTDVAGTVLRPGGPPELRLVSAMMAEGFDPRYGEAWTPNQCLGILSLPGVWLTLAELDGEPAGFALARVAADEAELLLLTVRPSAQRRGVGGALLRSVIRDCRDRGAASLHLEVRAGNGAINLYRREGFRKVGVRRDYYRGSTGNVFDAHSFSLELHNG; this is translated from the coding sequence TTGAGCACCGACGTCGCCGGCACCGTCCTGCGCCCCGGCGGGCCACCGGAATTGCGCCTCGTCAGCGCGATGATGGCCGAGGGGTTCGACCCTCGTTATGGCGAGGCGTGGACGCCCAATCAGTGCCTGGGCATCCTCTCGCTCCCCGGCGTCTGGCTGACGCTCGCCGAGCTGGACGGGGAGCCGGCGGGTTTTGCCCTCGCGCGCGTGGCGGCGGACGAGGCCGAACTGCTGCTGCTCACCGTCCGCCCGTCGGCACAGCGGCGCGGCGTCGGCGGCGCGCTGCTGCGCAGCGTGATCCGCGACTGCCGCGATCGCGGCGCCGCTTCACTGCATCTGGAAGTCCGCGCGGGCAATGGCGCCATAAATCTTTATCGTCGCGAGGGATTTCGTAAGGTCGGCGTAAGGCGCGATTATTACCGCGGGTCCACGGGCAATGTATTCGACGCGCATAGCTTCAGTCTCGAACTGCACAACGGCTGA
- the miaB gene encoding tRNA (N6-isopentenyl adenosine(37)-C2)-methylthiotransferase MiaB, with protein MNAPSKPKTFHVKSFGCQMNVYDGERMGELMAAEGMTATADADAADLVVLNTCHIREKATEKVYSDIGRIRKHARADGRRPMIAVAGCVAQAEGAEIVARAKVDVVVGPQAYHNLPALVARAAAGAPALDTDMPLESKFGALPRRRRIGPSAFLTVQEGCDKFCTYCVVPYTRGAEVSRPMAAIVDEAKALVDAGAREITLLGQNVNGWRDTDENGLEALIHALDRIEGLARIRYTTSHPNDMTDGLIRAHAKVEKLMPFLHLPVQAGNDRVLKAMNRSHTRDTYLRLLDRIRAVRPDIALSGDFIVGFPGETDAEFEDTLSLVGEVGYAQAFSFKYSPRPGTPAADMAGAVPASVMDERLQRLQAALNRDQAGFNAATLGRTCEVLIERRGKLPGQMLGKSPWLQSVHLMTDAPIGTIVEVEIVRADPNSLAGVERVRAAA; from the coding sequence ATGAACGCGCCTTCCAAGCCCAAGACCTTCCACGTCAAATCGTTCGGCTGCCAGATGAACGTCTATGACGGCGAGCGGATGGGCGAGCTGATGGCGGCCGAGGGCATGACCGCGACGGCCGACGCCGACGCCGCCGATCTCGTCGTCCTCAACACCTGCCACATCCGCGAAAAGGCGACCGAGAAGGTCTATTCGGACATCGGCCGCATCCGCAAGCACGCCAGGGCCGATGGCCGCCGCCCGATGATCGCCGTCGCCGGCTGCGTCGCGCAGGCGGAGGGGGCGGAGATCGTCGCCCGCGCCAAGGTCGACGTGGTGGTGGGGCCGCAAGCCTATCACAACCTGCCCGCGCTGGTCGCGCGCGCCGCCGCGGGCGCGCCAGCGCTCGACACCGACATGCCGCTCGAGTCCAAGTTCGGCGCCCTTCCCCGCCGCCGCCGCATCGGCCCTTCCGCTTTCCTCACGGTGCAGGAAGGCTGCGACAAATTCTGCACCTATTGCGTCGTCCCCTATACCCGCGGCGCCGAAGTCAGCCGGCCGATGGCCGCGATCGTCGACGAGGCCAAGGCGCTGGTCGACGCGGGCGCGCGCGAGATCACGTTGCTCGGCCAGAACGTCAACGGCTGGCGCGACACGGACGAGAACGGGCTCGAGGCGCTGATCCATGCGCTCGACCGGATCGAGGGATTGGCGCGCATCCGCTATACCACCAGCCATCCCAACGACATGACCGACGGTCTGATCCGCGCGCATGCCAAGGTCGAGAAGCTGATGCCGTTCCTCCATCTGCCGGTGCAGGCGGGCAACGACCGCGTGCTCAAGGCGATGAACCGCAGCCACACGCGCGACACCTATCTGCGCCTTCTCGACCGCATCCGCGCGGTTCGCCCCGACATCGCGCTGTCGGGCGACTTCATCGTCGGCTTCCCCGGCGAAACCGATGCCGAGTTCGAGGATACGCTCAGCCTGGTGGGCGAGGTCGGCTATGCCCAGGCGTTCAGCTTCAAGTACAGCCCCCGCCCCGGCACCCCCGCCGCCGACATGGCCGGCGCGGTGCCGGCGTCGGTGATGGACGAGCGGCTCCAGCGCCTTCAGGCCGCGCTCAACCGCGACCAGGCCGGGTTCAACGCCGCGACGCTCGGCCGGACGTGCGAGGTGCTGATCGAGCGCCGCGGCAAGCTTCCCGGCCAGATGCTCGGCAAGTCGCCCTGGCTCCAATCGGTCCACCTGATGACCGATGCCCCCATTGGCACGATCGTCGAGGTCGAGATCGTTCGCGCCGACCCGAATTCGCTGGCAGGCGTCGAGCGGGTGCGCGCCGCCGCGTGA
- a CDS encoding type II toxin-antitoxin system VapB family antitoxin, with translation MASLYIKDPETAALATRLAKRLGTTKTEAVRDALRKAEQALPKEEGARSTLDWLNEYRQRNPLPPPTGRKADKAFFDWLSGEGPDPDA, from the coding sequence ATGGCATCGCTCTACATCAAGGACCCAGAAACTGCGGCGCTGGCAACACGTCTCGCCAAGCGGCTCGGGACGACGAAAACCGAGGCGGTGCGGGATGCCCTGCGGAAGGCGGAGCAGGCTTTGCCGAAAGAGGAAGGCGCTCGTTCGACGCTGGATTGGCTCAACGAGTATCGTCAGCGCAATCCATTGCCCCCGCCGACCGGCCGAAAAGCCGACAAGGCGTTTTTCGATTGGCTTTCGGGCGAGGGGCCGGACCCGGACGCATGA
- a CDS encoding malonic semialdehyde reductase, which translates to MGQPLGADALDTIFREARTYNGYDDTPVTEADVRAIYDLIKMGPTSANQQPARFVWLLDQAGRDKLADCAPGNADKIRKAPAAVVIGMDLEFHEQLPWLFPHADARSWFNGNAALREESAMRNSTLQGAYFIIAARALGWDTGPMSGFDADKVNAAFFADEPRVRVNFISTLGKGDRSTIFDRSPRPEFEKFNRIA; encoded by the coding sequence ACGGGTATGACGACACGCCCGTGACCGAGGCGGACGTTCGGGCGATCTACGATCTTATCAAGATGGGACCGACCTCCGCCAATCAGCAGCCCGCACGGTTCGTCTGGCTGCTCGATCAGGCCGGCCGCGACAAGCTTGCCGACTGCGCGCCCGGCAATGCCGACAAGATCCGCAAGGCGCCCGCCGCCGTCGTGATCGGCATGGATCTCGAATTCCACGAGCAGCTTCCCTGGCTGTTCCCGCACGCCGACGCGCGGAGCTGGTTTAACGGCAACGCGGCGCTGCGCGAGGAAAGCGCGATGCGCAACTCGACGCTTCAGGGCGCCTATTTCATCATCGCCGCCCGCGCGCTCGGCTGGGACACGGGGCCAATGTCGGGCTTCGACGCCGACAAGGTGAACGCCGCCTTCTTCGCCGACGAACCGCGCGTTCGCGTCAACTTCATCTCGACGCTCGGCAAGGGGGACCGCTCGACGATCTTCGACCGCAGCCCGCGGCCCGAGTTCGAGAAATTCAACCGGATCGCCTGA
- a CDS encoding lysophospholipid acyltransferase family protein codes for MESHSTASREATRRAEAAAGLSTRLTTPEQIRLWARIALMLLLVVSHVPMHYLWRLFRLPSPWPRWFLGRVAWVVGARVEKIGTPLRRDVFYVSNHLSWIDILALGGASGTAFVAKAELASSPLVGWLAGLNRTVYVKRENRLGVAEQINQLRDALADNWAITIFPEGTTTDGKSLLPFKTPMLRVLEPPPPGVMVQPVLLDYGAVAEEIGWIGEEGGVNNAKRVLARQGSFPLRVHFLEPFFPADHPGRKAIAAESRRRIEAALVAALGHPLRPFGHDVAPVGYARDRAPPLAETGDLR; via the coding sequence ATGGAGTCGCACTCGACCGCAAGTCGTGAGGCGACGCGGCGGGCAGAGGCCGCTGCGGGGCTTAGCACCCGGCTGACCACGCCCGAGCAGATCCGGCTCTGGGCGCGCATTGCGCTGATGCTGCTACTCGTCGTCAGCCATGTGCCGATGCACTATCTTTGGCGCCTCTTCCGCCTGCCCTCGCCCTGGCCGCGCTGGTTCTTGGGCCGCGTCGCCTGGGTCGTGGGCGCCCGTGTCGAGAAGATCGGCACGCCGCTTCGCCGCGATGTCTTCTACGTCTCCAATCATTTGAGCTGGATCGACATCCTCGCGCTTGGCGGCGCGAGCGGTACCGCCTTCGTGGCGAAGGCTGAGCTCGCCAGCTCGCCGCTCGTCGGCTGGCTCGCGGGGCTCAACCGCACCGTCTATGTGAAGCGCGAGAACCGGCTGGGCGTCGCCGAACAGATCAACCAGCTTCGCGACGCGCTCGCCGACAATTGGGCGATCACCATCTTTCCGGAAGGGACGACCACCGACGGCAAGTCGCTGCTCCCGTTCAAGACGCCGATGCTGCGCGTCCTGGAACCGCCACCTCCGGGCGTGATGGTTCAGCCGGTGCTGCTCGACTATGGCGCCGTCGCCGAAGAGATCGGCTGGATCGGCGAGGAGGGCGGCGTCAACAACGCCAAGCGCGTCCTCGCGCGGCAGGGGAGCTTTCCCCTGCGCGTCCACTTCCTCGAGCCCTTCTTCCCCGCCGACCATCCGGGCCGCAAGGCGATCGCCGCCGAAAGCCGCCGCCGGATCGAGGCGGCGCTGGTCGCGGCGCTCGGCCATCCACTCCGGCCGTTCGGCCACGACGTCGCGCCGGTCGGCTATGCGAGGGATCGCGCCCCGCCGCTGGCGGAAACGGGCGATCTTCGCTAA
- a CDS encoding type II toxin-antitoxin system VapC family toxin: MGILALESDHKVLAERLDTDRERIVSAVALWEASVALRRIFAINLDRAREQIDAFVISCNLRMVPIAERELSLALDAYAQYGRGTPAGLNMGDCFAYGCAKAHGARLLYKGDDFARTDLS, from the coding sequence GTGGGCATCTTGGCGCTGGAGAGCGACCATAAGGTGCTTGCGGAACGGCTCGACACCGACCGCGAGAGGATCGTGTCCGCCGTCGCTTTGTGGGAAGCGTCGGTAGCGCTGCGTCGCATCTTCGCGATCAATCTGGATCGTGCGCGCGAGCAGATCGATGCGTTCGTGATTTCTTGCAATCTTCGCATGGTTCCCATTGCCGAGCGCGAACTGAGCCTCGCACTCGACGCCTATGCGCAGTATGGCCGGGGCACGCCGGCAGGACTCAACATGGGCGATTGCTTCGCCTATGGCTGTGCAAAGGCTCATGGCGCCCGGCTTCTCTACAAGGGCGACGATTTCGCGAGGACCGATCTTTCATGA
- a CDS encoding MucR family transcriptional regulator, translating into MENQNELHETMVTLTADIVAAHVSNNSVAVSDLPLLIQNVHGALAGLGGAVAEPEVKQEPAVSVRSSVKPDYIVCLEDGKKLKMLKRHLMTHYQMTPEQYRAKWNLPADYPMVAPNYAEQRRSLAKKIGLGTKRRKR; encoded by the coding sequence ATGGAAAATCAGAACGAGTTGCACGAAACGATGGTCACGCTGACCGCCGACATCGTTGCGGCGCATGTCAGCAACAACAGCGTGGCGGTTTCCGACCTGCCGCTGCTGATCCAGAACGTGCACGGCGCTCTGGCGGGTCTGGGCGGCGCGGTCGCCGAACCCGAAGTGAAGCAGGAGCCTGCGGTTTCGGTGCGCTCGTCGGTGAAGCCGGATTACATCGTCTGCCTCGAGGACGGCAAGAAGCTCAAGATGCTCAAGCGTCACCTGATGACGCACTATCAGATGACGCCCGAGCAGTACCGCGCCAAGTGGAACCTGCCGGCGGACTATCCGATGGTCGCCCCCAATTACGCCGAGCAGCGTCGCAGCCTGGCCAAGAAGATCGGCCTCGGCACCAAGCGCCGCAAGCGCTGA